GGATGTTTGGCCCGGACCctcctggggaagggggaggggccagGCCTCCCCTCCGAAGCCCCAGGCACTCAGAAAGGGGAGGGGACCGCGGCAAGCCCGGGAGCCAGACACCCACCTCTGCCCCGCCCGGCCCGCCCGCCCGCAGGTGGGGTGCTATGGAAGATGACGAGAAGCTCGCCCGGTTCCGGCAGGTCCACCTCAATCCTTTCAACAAGCAGCTCGGGCCCTGGCAGCATGAGCAGGGGCCCggcagggaggccctgcaggccGCTCCTGAAGGTGGGTGCTGGGGGCTGCTGTGCGGGTGGTCTGAGCCCGTCACACCGGCGCCCCCCTACAGGGTTCCTCCCGTGGACACGCGGGGGCCCCCTCTTCTCTGCAGCACAACCCGCTTTCCCCCTGTTGCATCCCCTGGGGAATGAACACTCCCCAGGGCAGGGATGTGTGCCTGTCTTGTCACTGCTGTGTCCCAGGGCCCAGCGCACAGCGGGTGCTCACTTGGAGAGCGCTTGGGGCGTGAACTCAGCGCCAAGATCTGGAGGGTGAGAGGTCAGCAGGATGTGAGCCCCGAGACTGCGGATGGAGCCAACGGGCTGCCGGGGGCCCCGGGGGCGTGTGTGCAGAGGTGGCCGGTGTCCACACGGGGTTTCACGTGTTATGGTGTGTAGCGCTCCAGCGGCCCTTCTCGAGCCCGCAGATGTACACACGAGGCATGGGCCTTAGAAATTGGCATGTTGCTGTAATATTTACTGTTTTTGCACGGCACTCTCCTGTCTGCACAGGTTCCTTTGCAAATGCAAACAGGGCCGATGCCAGGGCAGGGCCCTGCTTCCCTCGCCTCCCGTGGGCTCCACAGCTTcctcctgggggtggcaggctgactCGTCTCTCTGCCGCCCTCCCCAGAGGCCCTGCCCGAGCTGCCCCCGGGAGAGCCAGAGTTCCGCTGTCCTGAGCGCGTGATGGATCTAGGCCTGTCCGAGGACCACTTCGCCCGCCCTGTGGTAAGGTTCAGGGTCTGCGGGCAGGGAGGGGGACGAGGTGAGCCCCCAAAGCACGAGGAGCCGGCCATGCCCACCTCAGCAGGGGCTCCTGGGCCTGGAATCTGAGGCCCATGTGACACCTGGCTCCCACCCCCAAAACGTGTTTgcgggcctgtggggcgggccgGACCTGGGGTTGGGAGCCTGGGCTGCTGTTCTCCTGAGCGCCGTTCCCTCCCCTCCGCACCCGGGTCCTTGAAGCAGATGTGAGAGTTAATTCCACCTGGGGTCCCACGAATCCTACAGTCACGCTGtagggtgagggagagggcgGGAGAGGGGAAGCCCCCTGCCCACACCCGCTGCCCACTCAGCTAGGCAGGGCCGCTCTTGTCTGTGCTATATTTTGTTCCATGGAAACCttgctgtttcttgtttgttttttgtttgttttttaataaaagggctctaatactttttttttaaagtttgaaaatctTCCCGTTTTATGCAAACTATCTCCAACTTTTGAGAGAAACGTTATAGTAACATTcaaatatggtttttaaaaaattcacctgGAGACCCCAGTTCTCTTTTGCTGTTCATTTTTGTTGTTCGTGTGGCCTTTAAGCTTTGCACTTTGCTGCTACAGATACCTATTTCATTTATGTGTTTTGCATCTTTATTATAACATTTCTGAGCCCCTCCTACGGGCCACACACTGGTTTCCAAGAGAAGTGTCACCTCCTCTTTGCCTGGAGGCTCAGTGTATGGGGGGAGGAACATGGCTCCTGAGGGCAGTGACACTGCTCTCCTGGGGCGAGATCAGCCCCAGCTCTGAGACCTGGCCTGTCTCCCTGCCCCGGAGTCTAGGGGCTTTGTTGGGCCCCGCCCCCGGTCCACCTGTGAGGTGCTGGGGCCAGGGGCGGGTGGGTGCCCGGGGTGTCTCTGAGCTTGGTGACCGAACCAGAGGCCACTTCCTCTCCTTGTCGATAGACGAGTGTCATTTCCCTGCTCTCATCCAAGAGGAAGTTCTGTAGAAGTAAGCGAAATAGCATAGCCAGAAAAGCAATTGGATTTCTAAAAGAGGGAAGTTGTGTTTTGAAAAACATCCTGAATTAGGTCTCTAGAGGTCCATGGGTGGACAGGTCCAGAGAGGGGGCAGGTGGTGTGGTGTGGCTCCTGCCTCTGCTGCCCGGGTTCCCGGGTCTTGAGCAAGTCCTTGGCCACCTGGGCCACCTGGGCGAGCAGGGCTCAGGGAGGTCTTCTCTGGGCCCAACTGCCTATGAGGCTGGGCCCGGCCAGAAAGGAGAGCACGCAGGGGGCATCTGACTGTCATTGTCCCCAAAcccgccccctcccacctccacccgaGCAGGGCCTGTTCCTGGCCTCTGACATCCAGCAGCTGCGGCAGGCCATCCAGGAGTGCAAGCAGGTCATCCTGGAGCTGCCGGAGCAGTCGGAGAAGCAGAAGGACGCCGTGGTGAGGCTCATCCACCTCCGGCTGAAGCTCCAGGAGCTGAAGGTGGGTGCCGGCCGCCCCCGACCAGGCAGCTGGAGCTGGGCTGGGGCACGCACGTCCGGAGGCCGGGCCGCCTCGGGGGCAGAGGGGCTGAGGTTCCACCCTCCGCACCTGACTGGCTGAAGCTACCCAGGCAGGCGGGACAGAGATGGGCCCTCACCCCAGGTGCAGCCTGTTTCTCTACTAGTCTGATGGTGATCGCAATCCTGGGTCATGTGTCCACCCACTGGAGCAAGTGGGTAAGTTAATCCCACCTTGAACCACATGACCCAGAGGAGGGGGTGGTTTGCCGAAGGTGACAGCAGAAGGGCTCGCGGATCCTGGAAGCCAGACACCACAGGGGTCCATCATGTAGTCCTTGAGACTATGCCCTGTTTGGCTGGGGCCCCACCGCATCCCTGCACTGGTTCCTGAGTCCCTGGAAATATAGAAAGTGGAATGTTCATTAGAATATAGGTAAGGCTATGGCACGAGCTAAGACACCCCAAAGTACAGTGGCTTAAAGGAACTGGTTGTGTAGTTTTACTCATAGGGGAATGTTGTAGGTGGCTCAGGGCCCATCTGGCAGCTATTGGTGTCGGAGACCCCAGGTCCTCCTTTCTCGGTGCTCTGCCAGCCCCTGCCAAGTCCACGacagcccccccccccgcctctgGGTCTGCACCCAGCCAGCAAACACAACGTGGGCAGGGCAGCAAAGGCCCTTTCACTCCTGCTCACGTGCCGCCGGGGCAGCACCTAGGTACAAAGGTGGTCTGTAACCTGGGTGGTCCTGGCCTGACCAGTCACTGGGTTCTGTTGGAAGGGAAGGGCTGTAGCACTGGGGTAAATTTCACAACCTCTGCCACACGTGGTACCTGGGAGGCGTAGTCAAGGGGCTCGTGTGACGGGAAAAGAGCTGCCACCTGGCTCACCTGTGACCCTCCCTGGCACCCTCCCCAGGACCCCAGTGAGGATGAGCCCAACATCCGAGTCCTTCTCGAGCACCGCTTCTACAAGGAGAAGAGCAAGAGTGTGAAGCAAACCTGTGACAAGTGTCACACCGTCATCTGGGGGCTCATTCAGACCTGGTACACCTGCACAGGTGGGCCGAGACCGGACTGCTCCTTCTGGCCTGGCACTCCAGGCCCCAGGGGAGGGGGAATTCTCTGCGGTGTTTTTGGTATTTACTGAGCCCTGAGGCGTGGGGGGGATGGGAGGTAGAGCGAGGGATGAAAGACCCAGATGCCTGCCTTCACCAGGCTCACATCCACTAGCCATGCGTGGCTATTCGAATTTCAATTAATCAAAGTAAATAACTAGTTGCTCAGTTGTACCATGCACATTCCAAGTACACAATAGCCACATGAGGCTGGTGGCCACCCGTTGGACAGTGCAGACAGGAcgtttccatcactgcagaaaattCCATTGGAGGTGCTGTTCTGgatgaaaaatcaaataaataaatggtatgtTAGACATATAGTAAACAAGAATAAGGAAAGGGACTAGCATGtgttggggagggggatgggtgcTACGTTAGGGTGAAATGAAAAGGCATCATGTGACATTTAATAAAAAACTTGTGGAGGTTGGGGGCACACCAGGAGTATATCTAGGAAGGAACATTTCTTCAGGGGAGCTgtctgtgcaaaggccctgtggtcagTGTGTGTCCGGTGTCTTCGAGGAGGAGCAGAgagcagtgtggctggagcaccgTGTCGGGGAGGGGGCATGGTAGAGGTGGGCTCAGAGGTGGCTAGAGCCTTTTGCGTAAGTGCACTGGGGCCACGGGTGAGTGCAGGACATACTTAGGTTTTAACTCCGGCTGCTGAGCTGAGCGTGGCCTGAAGGAGGGAAAGTGATGGACTGTGACTAGGGTGGGGCATTCGGATGAGAAGGGGCCAAGTGCAGCACTAGCTGAAGGACTGGGATGACGCCTCAGTAGGTGGAAAGATGGGGGCACTGAAACCTGAGCTGGGAAGACTGGGGCGGGATTGGTAAGGAAGAGCTGGATTCCACTCAGACAGCTTGGGTTTGAGCCCTTTAGGCACCCAGATGGGAATGGCAGGCAGGCCCCTGGCCCTTTGAGTATGGAGTTGGGGGGAAAGGTCTGCACGTACCTTCAGGGCAGGACTTGGGTGGGGACTGAAGGGACCTTTGACATTTGGGAACCTGCAGTGGTGCCTGGAGAGGCTCTTGCGTTGGTCTGGGAATTGGAGTGGAGGCCCCTGGGGGTCCCGGCAGCTGAAGGTCAGCCTGGGCTGCAGGGTGACCACCCTTCTAAGAGGCACGTTGTTGGGCCCCCAACCAGGGTGTTATTACCGCTGTCACAGCAAGTGTTTGAACCTCATCTCCAAGCCCTGTGTGCGGTCCAAAGTCAGCCACCAGGCCGAGTATGAGCTGAACATCTGCCCCGAGGCAGGGCTGGACAGCCAGGATTACCGCTGTGCTGAGTGCCGGGCACCCATCTCTCTGCGTGAGTGCCCCGGGGAGAGCAGGGCACAGGGCCGAGGGCAGCTGCCTGGGCCAGGAGCCCTGCCAACAGCTGTATGAGGAAGTTGGGTGCGTGCAATGGCTAAGGGTAGCGTGACGCCGGTGGAGCGAGTCCTGCTCCTTTCCTGGGGAAGCGACAAGGGGCTGCTATGGGTTCCTTTTCACTTCCCACCCGGGCACGGTGAGGTTGCAACGTGGGTCCCCTAGGAGtccctgcagggctgggctgCACTCAGCCTCCCAGGTGTGGCCCCACTGTCACAGAAAACCCACCTCGATGGGGAAATCGCGCAGCCGTCCTCCACAGGCTGTGTATCCGGCCTTCTTCCGAGAAATGTACTGCCTCTGGCAGTCGCCTGGCGGGAGTTCTACTATTGTCCCATTTTACTGGTGAGAAACAGGGAAGCAGGGTGGCCTAGAAGACGAGGAGTCGGGTGTGGAGGGTGGAACCCTTGGCCCCGCTGGTTCTCGTCCTGTGTGccgtgggcggggctgggggagggacctCGCAGGTCTCGCAGACTGTGTAACGCTTTCCCTCTCCACAGGGGGCGTGCCCAGCGAGGCCCGGCAGTGCGACTACACCGGCCAGTACTACTGCAGCCACTGCCACTGGAACGACCTGGCTGTCATCCCAGCGCGCGTGGTACACAACTGGGACTTCGAGCCGCGCAAGGTGGGCGGGGAGCGCAGCGAGGTGGAGCGAGGGGCACGGCCCTGGGGTACAGCCCTCGGCCGCTGGggattggggtgggagggggcgtgGCTGGGGCGTGGCTGGGGGCGGCGCGCCCGAGGTGCCGCCTTCCCGCCCCCCGCAGGTATCCCGCGGCAGCATGCGCTACCTGGCGCTGATGGTGTCGAGGCCCGTGCTCCGGCTCCGGGAGATCAACCCTCTGCTGTTCAACTACGTGGAGGAGCTGGTGGAGATCCgggtgaggctggggagggggcgggcgtGGGGCGGCGACCCTGCTCCGCCCGGGGGTGGTGGCGCGGAGAGATGCCGCCTGCTTAGCTGGGCCCCGCCCCTGTCCTTTAAGTTAAAGTCGCTGAAGCAACTGTCCAGCCACAATATGAAATACAACGCAAGGATCAGAGGCAATTTGAATGTTTCTAGTAGTCACATTAGAAAATGAGAAGCAGGTGAAGTTCATTTCAGTGATGTAGTTTATCTAACCCAGCCTATTGGAGGACATTATGGAGACAAACCGCACTGTTTCTCTTTCTTGCACTAGTCTTTGCGTCCCAGTGTGTATTCTCCACTTAACCACGTCTGTGTGCTCAGGTGCTGGACGCACCTGAGAGTGGTGGGGGCCACTCAGCAGGAGGCCGGGGTGGGGCACAGGCAGGTGagggtgcctcaggctggtgctgAGAGGGGTGGGGCTCGAAGGGGAGCGGGCTGAGGCACGGTGGGCTGAGCTGCCGAGATCCCGGGCTGAGGAGGGGTTTGACTGGTCAGTCTCCGTCGATGGAGGCAAGCTCAGATGCGCCCgaggtgtgtgtgcacgtgtggagCTGGGCTCGGGGGAGAGACTGCGGACAAAGGAACCTCAGGGTCCTGCCTGGCCGGGAAGCTGTGGCTTGAACTTGAGCTTGGCTGGAGCGCTCAGATCCGGGGCTGCGCTGGGGGACGGGAAGGTACCTCCTGTCCCCTACTGACCCAGAGCGTAAGGTGACATGACTTCCTACAGAGCCAGAGCAGGGCCAGCCCCGCCCCCACAGACACGCCAggcacagcccctgcccccaccagggatgcccaCCGGCCCCTCTCGTCCACAGAAGCTGCGCCAGGATATCTTGCTCATGAAGCCGTATTTCATCACCTGCAGGGAGGCCATGGCGGCTCGCCTGCTCCTGCAGGTCAGCCCGCCTGccccgggggtgggggagaggggatctgtcggggagggtgggggggaaacAGACCAGGGCCGTGGGGGGATGGCTTGATGCCTTGCGTGTGCTGTGCTGTTAGCAGAAGGTCTCCATACTGTCCCCGGGAACACTAGGTCTGCCGTAAGCAAACAGGCATTGTACCCACAAAAACCTGCTCTGATTCCATCCACGTGAGGAGCGCTGAGAGGCGCGGGTCTCATCCTGCAGCCTTCATGGGAGTCTCCATGGAGTGGACCAGGCACGGGCCAGCCCAGGAAGGGCGGACCACAAAACACTTTTCAAGGCTCACCTGTTTACTTGTCCTGCAAATACTCACTGGGTGCCTGCTGCAGGCAGGCAGTGTCTGGGTcccggggggcagggggcagagcgGTGCCCTTCGGGCTGGGCAGACAGGAAAAGGAGGAAGCAGCGTGTCAGGGTGTGGCGAGGTGTGTGGACGAGATACAGTGGGGAAGGGGGCCCAGCTTCCGGCGCGCCGGGGTGTGGGCAGGGCGAGGGCCCTGGGGTCACGCTGGCCGGGCCCGCAGCTCCAGCACCGGCAGCACTTTGTGGAGAGCGACGAGATGTACTCCGTGCAGGACCTGCTGGACGTGCGCACGGGCCGCCTGGGCTGCTCGCTGGCGGAGACCCACACGCTGTTCGCCAAGCACATCAAGCTGGACTGCGAGGTGGGTCCCCCCGCGGGCCAgctggggagggcggggggcGGCTCTGGCGGATGGGCCCTCCACCCTGGGAGCGGGCACTGACCATCCCGCCTCGCCGGCAGCGGTGCCAGGCCAAGGGCTTTGTGTGTGAGCTCTGCAGAGAGGGCGACGTGCTATTCCCCTTCGACAGCCACACGTCGGTGTGCGCCGACTGCTCCGCCGTCTTCCACAGGTCGGTGCTCGAGACCCTGACCCCCGACCCCCTCTGATAGacgcagggagagggagggagggagggagacactgGGGCTTGATCTTCGCCGCCTGGTTTCAGATCTCTTTGCCTTGATCCTGAGATGTGGACTTAGACCCTGATGGTGAGACTCAGCTGAAGTTCTGCTGGGAAGAAGCCCccgtgggctggggaggggtgcgCAGCCCAGACCCCGCGGGTGCGCACATGTGCGACTGGCTTCCCTCCTCCACGGGGACTGAGGTTTAGCTGAGGCCAGGGCTTCCGAAACTTCTCAGCTCTTGTGATTTGTTTTCAAACATTCCCTAGGCCGCGAGAAATACCTAACATTTTTGTTTAAGTACTTAGGTTCAAACAACTTAAGCATTTATGTCCTAAAGACTTGTGGATGTTTAGAAGAATGATACACATAAATCAGAAGAAAGATATTTGAATTCATTAAGCACAGTTACCCATAGGCGTGCGCCTGCTGGGCCCACACGGCTTCTTACACTGGGCTCAGATGGGACCCCGCCACCCGTTCCAGTCCACACTGGTTTTTCCTGGCACTTGGTGTTCCTCAGAGCCACCGCCGACCTCATAGGTCTGCAGAGCTGGGCTTGCGGTTGCAGTGACTATAGCAGAAGCTGTTGTTAAAAGCGTGAGCTCCCTCGAGCTGGCAGTTTGCATGGTGTCTGTCCTGTCCAATACTGCTACGCCCCCTTCAAACATTTAAACTGCCGTGGGGACCGTGTGCACCTCCACAGAGCCCTGAGTGGAGGCTCTGCACGGCAGTGGGCACAGGTCGGGGGTCACTGAGCTCTGAGCAGAACCCTCCCCATCACAGGGCCACAGGCAATACGTGTGGAGCCGTTAGGAAGGGCCCGGATACAGGGACAGGACAGCAGGACTGGCAGGCATGCCTGGGTGCAGCCTTCTGCACTGACCCTTTGGGAGAaactctgcttcagtttcccCGTCCGTCCGGGGGGATACTGGGACATGACTTAAGGACCTTGTGAAGACTCGGTGGTAGAAGTCTACATGCAGAGAGCCGTGCCCCTTCCCGGGCTGACCctgtctccctgcccccagggacTGCTACTACGACAATTCCACCACGTGCCCTAGGTGTGCCCGCCTTACCTTGCGGAAGCAGTCACTCTTCCAGGAGCCTGGTCCAGACGTGGACGCCTAGAGCAACAGAACCCCTCGTGGGCCTGTCTGGGGCCCGCCCTGCCGGTCGTTGTCAAAGTCAAGGCATTTCTTGTGCTCTGGAGAACCTAGGCTACAGCCCCTGGACCTCTCCCCAGCACCTCGGGGATGATGGTAAGCTCTGGGGGATGACTGGCCTCGTGGGGCACCACAAGGAGACCACCATCCCCTAGCGCTTACCGGGACTTGGGGCAGCCATGCCTGGCTGTTTTCCGGCTGCTGTGTGGGCCAGGATGTGCACCCCCTCCCCGAACTGCAGAGCTctaaggggaggggagtggggaagggattcTTCTCATCTCCCCTTGGCCAAGAGCCCCCCACACCCTTGGGACCAAGGCTGCTGGGCCTGGGCCACCCTGGAAATCCTGGAGGGCTTCCGGGGAGTGGCCGACAAGACTGAGGATGCCAGCTACACACTCAGCCTTGGCCTGAGTTTTATCTGCGGTGGATGGTTTGGGTTCTACGTGGaggctccctcccccagccccttgtCTCTCTGGGGACCTCTGGTTGTCCCTGGCTGGGGCTGTTCCTAACTATCTCCCAAgggccctgcccctgcctcccaCCAGGCTTCTCTCTCTGGGTCCTCCTCTGGCGGGCCGGTCCACGGGTTACTGGCTTTTTGTACACAACGTGGAAGGAAGGGGCCGTCTAGCTGTCACCGCTGGGCGGACTGGGCGCCGCTCCTGCCTTGGCCCAGCCCAGCTCACCCTGGTGCTCcaagctggggggcagggggtccCACCCAAAGAGGCTGCCCGGCTTCCAGGTGTGGAGCAGGGACCGTGCCCCCCGGGGAGGTCAGGGTTAGGTGAGAGGGCTGGTGACAGCAGGCTCGGGACCCCGTGTGACGGGGAGCT
This genomic window from Mesoplodon densirostris isolate mMesDen1 chromosome 19, mMesDen1 primary haplotype, whole genome shotgun sequence contains:
- the DEF8 gene encoding differentially expressed in FDCP 8 homolog isoform X4 codes for the protein MEDDEKLARFRQVHLNPFNKQLGPWQHEQGPGREALQAAPEEALPELPPGEPEFRCPERVMDLGLSEDHFARPVGLFLASDIQQLRQAIQECKQVILELPEQSEKQKDAVVRLIHLRLKLQELKDPSEDEPNIRVLLEHRFYKEKSKSVKQTCDKCHTVIWGLIQTWYTCTGGVPSEARQCDYTGQYYCSHCHWNDLAVIPARVVHNWDFEPRKVSRGSMRYLALMVSRPVLRLREINPLLFNYVEELVEIRKLRQDILLMKPYFITCREAMAARLLLQLQHRQHFVESDEMYSVQDLLDVRTGRLGCSLAETHTLFAKHIKLDCERCQAKGFVCELCREGDVLFPFDSHTSVCADCSAVFHRDCYYDNSTTCPRCARLTLRKQSLFQEPGPDVDA
- the DEF8 gene encoding differentially expressed in FDCP 8 homolog isoform X2 is translated as MEDDEKLARFRQVHLNPFNKQLGPWQHEQGPGREALQAAPEEALPELPPGEPEFRCPERVMDLGLSEDHFARPVGLFLASDIQQLRQAIQECKQVILELPEQSEKQKDAVVRLIHLRLKLQELKDPSEDEPNIRVLLEHRFYKEKSKSVKQTCDKCHTVIWGLIQTWYTCTGCYYRCHSKCLNLISKPCVRSKVSHQAEYELNICPEAGLDSQDYRCAECRAPISLRGVPSEARQCDYTGQYYCSHCHWNDLAVIPARVVHNWDFEPRKVSRGSMRYLALMVSRPVLRLREINPLLFNYVEELVEIRKLRQDILLMKPYFITCREAMAARLLLQDLLDVRTGRLGCSLAETHTLFAKHIKLDCERCQAKGFVCELCREGDVLFPFDSHTSVCADCSAVFHRDCYYDNSTTCPRCARLTLRKQSLFQEPGPDVDA
- the DEF8 gene encoding differentially expressed in FDCP 8 homolog isoform X1; amino-acid sequence: MEDDEKLARFRQVHLNPFNKQLGPWQHEQGPGREALQAAPEEALPELPPGEPEFRCPERVMDLGLSEDHFARPVGLFLASDIQQLRQAIQECKQVILELPEQSEKQKDAVVRLIHLRLKLQELKDPSEDEPNIRVLLEHRFYKEKSKSVKQTCDKCHTVIWGLIQTWYTCTGCYYRCHSKCLNLISKPCVRSKVSHQAEYELNICPEAGLDSQDYRCAECRAPISLRGVPSEARQCDYTGQYYCSHCHWNDLAVIPARVVHNWDFEPRKVSRGSMRYLALMVSRPVLRLREINPLLFNYVEELVEIRKLRQDILLMKPYFITCREAMAARLLLQLQHRQHFVESDEMYSVQDLLDVRTGRLGCSLAETHTLFAKHIKLDCERCQAKGFVCELCREGDVLFPFDSHTSVCADCSAVFHRDCYYDNSTTCPRCARLTLRKQSLFQEPGPDVDA
- the DEF8 gene encoding differentially expressed in FDCP 8 homolog isoform X3, with protein sequence MEDDEKLARFRQVHLNPFNKQLGPWQHEQGPGREALQAAPEEALPELPPGEPEFRCPERVMDLGLSEDHFARPVGLFLASDIQQLRQAIQECKQVILELPEQSEKQKDAVVRLIHLRLKLQELKDPSEDEPNIRVLLEHRFYKEKSKSVKQTCDKCHTVIWGLIQTWYTCTGCYYRCHSKCLNLISKPCVRSKVSHQAEYELNICPEAGLDSQDYRCAECRAPISLRGVPSEARQCDYTGQYYCSHCHWNDLAVIPARVVHNWDFEPRKVSRGSMRYLALMVSRPVLRLREINPLLFNYVEELVEIRKLRQDILLMKPYFITCREAMAARLLLQLQHRQHFVESDEMYSVQDLLDVRTGRLGCSLAETHTLFAKHIKLDCERCQAKGFVCELCREGDVLFPFDSHTSVCADCSAVFHRSLCLDPEMWT